In Natronococcus sp. AD-5, the genomic window ACTGATCGCAGCGGATGGTCCGGAACCGGCGCTCGAGGACGAGTTCCTCGTCGGTGAGTTCGATACCGGAAATCTTCTCCCAGGGGACGAGCTTTCTTGAGCGACCCTGATCGTAGCGGATCTCGCGCTCGTGGGCGTGCAGTTCGCCCCGCTGGGCTTCGGAATCGACGTCGAACGAGAACCGCGTTCCGTAGTACTTCTTGCCGTTCGCGTCGCCCTTGCCGAGGACCCAGGTCCAGGCGGCCACGACGACGCCGAAGGCGATCCAGAACAGCCCGAACGCGTCCCCGGTGGCGACGCTCGCGCCGCCGCCCGCGACGACGAAGAACAGCAGCACGACCCAGATACCGGCGTTGGCGAACGCGCTCGCCGGTCGATAGCTCCACGTGACGGCCGGCTCGTCGGCGGTGATCGCCTCCACGAACCGGTTTCGACACAGTTGCTCGAGGCCGAACGCGGCGAGGCCGAGCACCAGTCCGAAGCCGATCGTCACCGCGAGGTATCGGCCGGTCGACTCGAGCGGCGTACCGCGGGGAGCGAGAGCCGCCGCGGCGAAGCCCGCGGCCGGCAAGTAGCAGGCGAGGCGCCACCGCCGGGCTCGGCCGATCCGCTCGGGCAGGCCGCGGGCTCGTTTCGCGAGGACGTGCCCGACGAGCGTCACGGCGGTGACGACCGTCGGGAAGGTTCCGAGCAGCGTCGCCGTCGTGACGTCGGCGAGCAGGCCGACGAACGCGACGAGTCCGCCGACGACGAGGCCGAGGTAGAAGCCGAACGCCGCCTGAAATCCGATGCCGGGGGCGTCAGCGTCGGCGATCAGTCGACGCTGCTCGAGCGACATGCGTGGCGGTACGCCGCACCGTTTCAAAAAGATACGTATTTGACGTATCCGGCACCGCCGTTCGCCCGTTCGCTCGAGTCGCACCGCCGCGTCGCCCTCGAGCGTCGTGAGCGGCTGCGTCGTTTCGATCGGCGCAACGGTAGCGGCGGGAACCATTCTATTTCCCAGCCAAACGTTAACACGCTCCCCGTGGTGACGTGTGGTATGCTCGTACACTTCCACCAGTACAAACACGAGGAGGTCCAGTTCGACGACAACCGGACGACGGGCGAATCCCAGACCGAAGATTCGGTCGACAAGGAGCCGGAAGAGTACTTCGGGGAGAGCATCGACGATTTCGACGTCGCGACGTGGGAAACCGTCGAGCACGAGGGCGACCCGATCCAGCGCCGCGACGTCACGATCAACGGGGTCACCGCCGTCTCCGTTCCGGAGCAACCGACCGACGAGGACGATCCGGACCTCCCCGGGCGGACGATCCAGCTGCGCATGGGCGGGGGCATCGAGTACTTCGACCAGGCCGCGATCGTCGAAGTCCAGGACGAAGAGCCGCAGGCGCCGGAGGCCGAAGGGAAAGTCTCGAAGGAGGACGAGCCCCAGGGCAAGGCGCCGATGGACGACGAGCCCTGACCGCGGTAGCCGGCCGTTCTCCGACCGGCTACGCCGGCTCGAATTCGAGGGACGGCGAGCCCGGAACGTGTCACGAGCGCTAATGATAGGTTCTCCCGGTGACGACCCGGTCCCGAAATCGTTTTCAACTGCTCGCGCGCACACTCGGTATGCCGACGGAATCGGACACTCATTATGATCCCTCGCTGGGGAACAAGTTCATCTTCGTTACCGGCGGGGTTATGTCGGGACTCGGAAAAGGCATCACGGCCGCGAGCACCGGCCGACTGCTGAAGAACGCCGGATTCGACGTCACCGCGGTCAAGGTTGACCCCTACCTGAACGTCGACGCGGGGACGATGAATCCCTACCAGCACGGGGAGGTGTACGTTCTGGAGGACGGCGGCGAGGTCGACCTCGACCTGGGGAACTACGAGCGGTTCCTCGACGTCGACATGACCTCGGACCACAACATCACCACCGGGAAGACCTACCAGCACGTCATCGAGAAGGAACGCGCCGGCGACTACCTCGGGAAGACGGTCCAGATCATCCCGCACATCACGGACGACATCAAGCGCCGCATTCGCGAGGCCGCCGAAGGAACCGACGTCTGTATCGTCGAGGTCGGCGGCACCGTGGGCGACATCGAGGGAATGCCCTACCTCGAGGCGCTGCGCCAGTTCGCCCACGAGGAACCCGAAGAGAACGTCCTTTTCGTCCACGTCACCCTGGTCCCGTACTCGAAGAACGGCGAGCAGAAGACCAAACCCACGCAACACAGCGTCAAGGAGGTCCGATCGATCGGCCTCCAGCCCGACGTGATCGTCGGCCGCAGCGAGGATCGACTCGAGCCCGAAACGAAGGAGAAGATCGCGCTGTTCTGCGACATTCCCACCGAGGCGGTCTTCTCGAATCCGGACGTCGAGGACGTCTACCACGTCCCGCTGATGGTCGAAGACGAGGGCCTCGACCAGTACGTCCTGGAGCACTTCGGCCTCGCCGAGCGGGCGCTCCCCGAGGGCGAACGGGTCAAGGAGTGGCGCGAGATCGTCACGACCGAGAAGGAAGGGACGGTCGACGTCGCGCTGGTCGGCAAGTACGACCTCGAGGACGCGTACATGTCGATCCACGAGTCGCTGAAACACGCCGGCTTCGAGCTCGGCGTCGACGTCGACGTCCACTGGGTGTCCGCCGGCGAGATGGCCGACGGCCACGACGGACAGCTCGACGACGTCGACGGCGTCATCGTCCCCGGCGGGTTCGGAATGCGCGGCTCGGAGGGGAAAATCGAGGCCGTCCGGTACGCCCGCGACAACGACGTCCCGTTCCTGGGACTGTGTCTGGGCTTCCAGATGGCCGTCGTCGAGTACGCCCGGAACGTGCTCGGTCTCGAGGGCGCCCACTCCGCGGAGATGGAAGAAGAGCCGCCCCACCCGGTCATCGACATCCTGCCCGAGCAGTACGAAGTCGAGGACATGGGCGGGACGATGCGACTCGGCGAGCACACGACCGTGATCGAACCGGAGACGCTCGCCTACGAACTGTACGGCGACACGTCCTGCTCCGAGCGCCACCGCCACCGCTACGAGGTCAATCCCGAGTACTTCGACCAGTTCGAGGACGAGCCGCTGGTCTTCTCCGGCACGGCGGGCAACCGCATGGAGATCCTCGAGCTCGAGTCCCACCCCTACTTCGTGGGCACGCAGTTCCACCCCGAGTACAAGTCCCGACCCGGCCAGCCGAGCCCGCCGTTCCTCGGCCTGATCGAGGCCGTGGTCGAGCGAGCCGCGCCGACAGAAAACGAAACCGAGGTAACCCACTGATGGTCGATACGCACGCGTTCGTACCCGAGGCAGTCGAAGAGATCGAGAACGAAATCGGCGACGCAAACGCCGTCATCGCCCTCTCCGGCGGGGTCGACTCCTCCGTCGCGGCCGCCCTGGCCTACGAGGCGATCGGCGACCAGCTGACGCCCGTTTACGTCGACACCGGGCTGATGCGCAAGGGAGAGACCGACCAGATCCGCGAGACGTTCGACTACATGGAGTCGCTGCGAATCGTCGACGCCACGGAACGATTCCTCGACGAGCTTTCGGGCGTCACCGACCCCGAAGAAAAGCGCGCGATCATCGGCGAGCAGTTCATCCGCGAGTTCGAGCGGGAAGCGAAAGACGCCGGCGCGGACTACCTCGTCCAGGGGACGATCTATCCCGACCGGATCGAGAGCGAGGGCGGGATCAAGTCCCACCACAACGTCGGCGGTCTTCCCGACGTCGTCGACTTCGAGGGGATCGTCGAACCCGTCCGCGACCTCTACAAGGACGAAGTTCGCGAGGTCGCCCGCCACCTCGGCCTCGACGACCTCGTCGCCGAGCGAATGCCGTTCCCCGGCCCCGGGCTCGCAGTTCGAGTGATCGGGGAAGTCACCGAGGAGAAACTCGAGGTCGCCCGCCACGCCTCGCACGTCGTCGAGGACGAACTCGAGGAGTACGATCCCTGGCAGGCCCTCGCGGCGGTCATCGGCAAGGCGACGGGCGTGAAAGGTGACAACCGCGTCCACGGCTGGGTCGTTTCGGTTCGGTCCGTCGAGTCGCGCGACGGGATGACCGCACGCGCCCAGGAGATCGACTGGGAGACGCTCCAGCGCATCCAGTCGCGGATCACCGGCCAGAACGAGAACGTCGCGCGGGTCGTCTACGACGTGACGCACAAACCGCCCGCGACCATCGAGTACGAATGAGCACGAGCACGACGGCTATCGTCGCCGGCCCCGACGAGGGCGGAATCGGCGACGCGCTCGAGGCCGAAGGCGTCGACGTCGTCCGGATCAACGGCGTCGTCTCGCGACCCGCGCTCGAGGAGGCGGGAATCGTCGACGCCGATCTGTACGTCCTGACCGACGTCGGCCAGGCGACGACGATCCCGATCGTCTGCGACCTGAACGACGAGATCCGGACCGTTACGTACGCGCGCGACACGGTCCCGGAGTTCGTTCGCGGCCAGCTCGATCTCGCGATCGATCCGCAACTGATGGACGTAGCGATCGTCGCCGAGGAACTGGTCGGCTGACCGCACGGCCGATCGAAGGCGTCGGGTAGCGTACAAACACGATTTTCGTCCAGTCCATCTATACGCCCAGTATGAACTTTCTCGGCCCGGAATTCGGGTAGATAAACTCGGGTTAAATCTGGGAGAATTCGACACAAGACTCCTATACCGTCTCCCCCGTTCAAGTAGTTCCCGGCGGTAGGAACGGGCGGAGGTCGACGGGCAGACCCCACCAAGATGGCACCCATCTGCCACCCCGTGACTTCCAGCAACCCCACCACAGCACCCTTCCCCCCACCATTGCCATATCGTTATCCGCTTGATCGGTGACGCGGGCTTCTGCACCGGCCCGCGTTACCCTCTGGCGATTCCGAACTGGGACACGGGGTCGTGTCCCAGTATGGCTTCACTACTCCTCGCGAGTGACGACCGGGTCGGCGACGGTTCCGACGTTCGACGAGCAGCTATCGGTCTCGAATCCGCTCCAGAACCGATATCTCCTCGAGTCGCTCGTCCGCGAGCAGGTCCCAGTCGATCCCCGACGGCTGCTCCCGGTCCGGCGGCCGACGAACGCGCTCGGGCGTCGCGATCAGGTTCATCGAGACGTCGTGGTCGCCGGTCGCGACGTCGTCGTCGATCACCTGCCGCTCGTGGACCGTCGTGGCGACCGGCGTCGTCCCGTCGACGAGGCCGAGTTCCCGGAGCACGGCGTACTCGAGATCGCTGTACCCCTCGC contains:
- the pyrG gene encoding glutamine hydrolyzing CTP synthase, whose product is MPTESDTHYDPSLGNKFIFVTGGVMSGLGKGITAASTGRLLKNAGFDVTAVKVDPYLNVDAGTMNPYQHGEVYVLEDGGEVDLDLGNYERFLDVDMTSDHNITTGKTYQHVIEKERAGDYLGKTVQIIPHITDDIKRRIREAAEGTDVCIVEVGGTVGDIEGMPYLEALRQFAHEEPEENVLFVHVTLVPYSKNGEQKTKPTQHSVKEVRSIGLQPDVIVGRSEDRLEPETKEKIALFCDIPTEAVFSNPDVEDVYHVPLMVEDEGLDQYVLEHFGLAERALPEGERVKEWREIVTTEKEGTVDVALVGKYDLEDAYMSIHESLKHAGFELGVDVDVHWVSAGEMADGHDGQLDDVDGVIVPGGFGMRGSEGKIEAVRYARDNDVPFLGLCLGFQMAVVEYARNVLGLEGAHSAEMEEEPPHPVIDILPEQYEVEDMGGTMRLGEHTTVIEPETLAYELYGDTSCSERHRHRYEVNPEYFDQFEDEPLVFSGTAGNRMEILELESHPYFVGTQFHPEYKSRPGQPSPPFLGLIEAVVERAAPTENETEVTH
- the guaA gene encoding glutamine-hydrolyzing GMP synthase: MVDTHAFVPEAVEEIENEIGDANAVIALSGGVDSSVAAALAYEAIGDQLTPVYVDTGLMRKGETDQIRETFDYMESLRIVDATERFLDELSGVTDPEEKRAIIGEQFIREFEREAKDAGADYLVQGTIYPDRIESEGGIKSHHNVGGLPDVVDFEGIVEPVRDLYKDEVREVARHLGLDDLVAERMPFPGPGLAVRVIGEVTEEKLEVARHASHVVEDELEEYDPWQALAAVIGKATGVKGDNRVHGWVVSVRSVESRDGMTARAQEIDWETLQRIQSRITGQNENVARVVYDVTHKPPATIEYE
- a CDS encoding DUF7126 family protein gives rise to the protein MSTSTTAIVAGPDEGGIGDALEAEGVDVVRINGVVSRPALEEAGIVDADLYVLTDVGQATTIPIVCDLNDEIRTVTYARDTVPEFVRGQLDLAIDPQLMDVAIVAEELVG